In Flavobacterium sp. 83, the genomic window TGAGGCAAAATCGTTAGGATGGATTTGGTATTCGTTAGGTACGATTGCATTGTTTGGAGCTATTTCCTATCCAAAATACAGAAAGTATTATAAGAAAAAATAATTGGATTAATTCCAAAAAAAAGGTTCAACTTTACGGTTGAACCTTTTTTATTTTCAATAGAAAAAAAGCTGTTTATACTTTTCCTAGCGTATATAATTGTTCCATTGTAGGAGTTAAACTTCCGCCTTTAGGTTCTAATGTAATTCCAAAAGCTTCTGCATCAGTTGCGTTATCAACGGCAAATATTTTTTGATCATTAACCTTGAAATTGTCCAATAATCCTATGCTTGTAGGAGTTAATGGATTCAATTTTAATGCCCAAACTTGGTATACCATTCCTTCTGGAGGCTCCGGTAATCCTGCAGCATCTACATAAACCACTTTGGTTTCTTTGTTCCAATATACTTTAGCCGAAGATTGTGGGGCAACTGCCTGTCCACCTAAAGGTACCACAGTATTATTAACATCTCTTATAACCGCTAAGCTAGTTTCATTTGCTTTGCTTTTTAATTGTAAAGCATTCAAATCTTTTTCCATTTTTGCTTTCTCCACTTCAGTATTTGCAACTTGAGTATTAGTTTGCTCTAACTGATTGTATTGGTAACCAATACCAACTAACAATAATACCGCTGCTGCCCAACCAATATATTGTGACCAGTTGCGAGTAGATTCCAACTCGATAACTTTTGAATGTTTGAGCTCTAATTTCTCTTTTATTTTTTCATAGTGTTCCGCAGAAATAAATGGTGAAAAACTTGAAGACAAAGCCACGATAGCTTTTTCTATTGCGATAATTTCGTCGTTTATTTCGGGATTATTTTTTGCCATAGTGGCTACTTCTTCATTTTCGGTTTCAGAGAGTAAACCATAAACGTAGAGTTCTAAAATACCGGATTCTATATATTCTTTTGCTTCCATTATACTTTCAAGTAATTTCTTAAATCATTAATGCAGTTTCGATTGTGAGTTTTAACGGTTCCCAAAGGAATTTCCAATTCCTCCGAAGCTTCTTGTTGGGTATACCCTTTAAAAAACAGTAAATCTATTATTTGAATACACTTGGGTTTTAGCTTTTTTACAAACTCTTGAATCCCAATGCTATCAATTTTATTGACTAGTTTGTTACTATCGTCAAATAGATGTACGAAATTATCTGAAGAAAGGTTTTTTTGACTGTTATTAAAATTTTTAGAACGCAGTTTATCAATAGAAGTATTTCTGGCAATATTTAGAATCCAAGTATAGAAACGCCCTTTGCTTTCATGGTAGGAATCAATATTTTTCCAAATTTTGACAAATACTTCCTGAAGAACATCTTCGGCTTCTTCTCTATTTTTTACAAGAACATTGATTACTGCAAACAAGCTTTTTGAATACATATCATAAAGATGTGTGAATGCCTTTTCGTCTTTCTTATAAATTAATACTAACAATTCATCTTGAGTCATATATTTTTCATTTTGCTTTTACAAACTTATACATTCTTATTTACAATTGGTAAATTTTGTGAATAGCTACTTCAAAATAAATCTTAAAAGAAAATAATTGTGTTTTATTTAAATGTTTAAATATGTGAAAATCAATATTTTAAATAATTATTTAATTTTTTTTTATGGTTTTCAAAACCAAAACGAAAACAATCCCGTAAATGCTCTTATAACCTTTTAATTCTAAACAAAATGAAAAAAACAAAAATGATATTAGGTCTATCGCTAGTTGCGGTTTCGGGCTTAATTTTAGTAGCAGCTGATCACGTAGATGCACCAGCAGTAACAGGGAATGCAGCAGACATCACTGATGTATACACTTTTCAGGGACAAGACACAAACAATCTTGCATTTGCAGTAAACACACAAGGATTGTTAAGTCCTAATGCTACAGCCGCGGCAACATTTAATGAAAATGTTATGATTGAAATCAACATTGATAACACCGGTGACAATGTTGAGGATTTAGTTATTCAGGCTATCAAAAGAGATGACAAGATGTATTTCTTTGGTCCTTATGCTCCAACAGCTACGGGAATTTCAAGTACAATTAAAAAGGAAGCTGCTTCAGGAAATGTAACTATTTCTACTTATGGAGCTACTCCTATAATAGCGGAGAAAAACGGAATGAAATTTTTTGCAGGGCCAAGAGACGATCCTTTCTTTTTTGACTTAGGGCAATTCAAAGCAATACTTGGTGGAACAGCTTCTGGATTCAATAATCCGGGCACAGATACTTTTGCAGGGACAAATGTACTTTCGTTAGTAGTTGAAGTTCCAAAAGCAATGTTAGGTACTTCTAGTACTTTGAATGTATGGGCAGAAACTAAGAAAAAACAATAACTAATTTTATTTTAAAACATAAAGATATGAAATCTAATAAATTCAAATTAATAGCTGTAGCAATAGTTTGTGCAGTTGTTTCAGTAAATTGTGATAATAATGATTCAACAACAGATCCTGTAGCAAGTCTTGATTTTTCAGGTACTTTTGTTCAGCAAGATCAAATGGCCAGACCGGCAATAAACACTGTATTTATTGCGTCGGGAGCACCAAAAGACGAATTTAATGCAGCGATTCCATCCATGATGGGCGCTAAATACCAATCTATTTTTAAATCTAGATTATTAGCTTTAAATGCGGGGTATACTACTAATGCGTTAGGGCAAACTGCAGATCAATTAACAGGTCTTTTGGCAACCGATGTTTTAGGTGTTTCAAAAACTGCAAAAACAACATTCTTTGACGGAACAAATATTCTTACAGGTAGAGCTTTGGCTGATGATGTTATTGACGTGGAATTGTTATTGATTTTTGGAGGACCAACTGGTGCTTCTAATGCAGGGCTAACTTCTGATCACGTAGATGCAAATGATAAAGCATTCGGAGTTTCATTTCCTTATTTGGCAACAGCCTGGTAATATTTTTAAAAAAAAACAGAGTTCGAATAATTTAATTTTAACTCTGTTTTTTTTCTTTTCAAAACAAACAAACAAACAAACAAACAAAACAGATTATGAAAACTTTAAAAATAATTCCATTATTGGTTTTTACAATCCTATCTCTTTTTAGTTGCGAGAAAAAACCAAGTCAAATTACAAATACTTCAGATTACAATAAATATCTGAATGTAAAAGGGAATAAATCATTGACTTTTGCCAAAAACGAAATTGATTTCTGGCAAAAAAAATTCGATGCAGCTCCTAATCAAATCAGCTATTTAAGTATGATAGCGTCAAATTATGCAACTCTTTTTGAATATACCGGAGGTATAAAAAACTTATATAAAACCGAAGAACTATTAACAAAATCGAATGAAACTTATAATTATTCTAAGGTTTCTACTATTCGATCTTTGGCAAGAAATTATATTGCGCAACACCGTTTTAAAGAAGCTTTAGCATTGGCC contains:
- a CDS encoding DUF4331 family protein, yielding MKSNKFKLIAVAIVCAVVSVNCDNNDSTTDPVASLDFSGTFVQQDQMARPAINTVFIASGAPKDEFNAAIPSMMGAKYQSIFKSRLLALNAGYTTNALGQTADQLTGLLATDVLGVSKTAKTTFFDGTNILTGRALADDVIDVELLLIFGGPTGASNAGLTSDHVDANDKAFGVSFPYLATAW
- a CDS encoding anti-sigma factor domain-containing protein gives rise to the protein MEAKEYIESGILELYVYGLLSETENEEVATMAKNNPEINDEIIAIEKAIVALSSSFSPFISAEHYEKIKEKLELKHSKVIELESTRNWSQYIGWAAAVLLLVGIGYQYNQLEQTNTQVANTEVEKAKMEKDLNALQLKSKANETSLAVIRDVNNTVVPLGGQAVAPQSSAKVYWNKETKVVYVDAAGLPEPPEGMVYQVWALKLNPLTPTSIGLLDNFKVNDQKIFAVDNATDAEAFGITLEPKGGSLTPTMEQLYTLGKV
- a CDS encoding RNA polymerase sigma factor, with the translated sequence MTQDELLVLIYKKDEKAFTHLYDMYSKSLFAVINVLVKNREEAEDVLQEVFVKIWKNIDSYHESKGRFYTWILNIARNTSIDKLRSKNFNNSQKNLSSDNFVHLFDDSNKLVNKIDSIGIQEFVKKLKPKCIQIIDLLFFKGYTQQEASEELEIPLGTVKTHNRNCINDLRNYLKV
- a CDS encoding DUF4331 family protein, translated to MKKTKMILGLSLVAVSGLILVAADHVDAPAVTGNAADITDVYTFQGQDTNNLAFAVNTQGLLSPNATAAATFNENVMIEINIDNTGDNVEDLVIQAIKRDDKMYFFGPYAPTATGISSTIKKEAASGNVTISTYGATPIIAEKNGMKFFAGPRDDPFFFDLGQFKAILGGTASGFNNPGTDTFAGTNVLSLVVEVPKAMLGTSSTLNVWAETKKKQ